GTTCctctgaaaatatttacatccTTTACGAATGCTCTAAACATCTTGAGTGTTTATTAGCATACTGAAATTTATTCATAAAGGATTCTTGTGATTATATCAAAGGATATTGTTCACAGATAGTTAATAATCACATTGAGTTACTCACCACTGACATCAACATTGAATATCTTGGATTTGGTCTCTTTTGTGGTCTTGATCTGTAGTTCATAAACTCTAGAGTCTGCTGTTTTGAGGTTTGTGATGGTCAAAGAATCTGTcagattgtccagcttcagtctgcctCTGAATGGTTCCTCCTCATTCCCTGGTACTgatagtttatttatttctttatcaatCTCTGCCATGAATTTATTTTCGCCTTGAATCTTCCACACCAGTTCCAGAACTCTCTGTGTTTTAGTATcaccagtgtgtagagtgacagaatctcccaccatcactgacactgacactgacttcactccATCAGCACCGAACACACCTGGACAGCAAACAGAAACCATTTCTAGACAGAGATTATGCTATTAATGCAATCtgtaattttcatatatataatttcattttacagtataaaacatAAATGAGTACACCTCTGAACATAAAGATATTTTCCTTTTCTGAAAGATCACTGTTGTAATTCATCAAAAGCTGACACAACTCTACTTTGTTAATAGAGAAAAACAATAAGTAGACCTACACCCTAGATTTAATTCAACAAGCTTGTAATATTCTAGTTTGTAGTTTGTCACTGTCAACTGTCATGTGAAAAACAGGAGTCCAACATTGAGGAAAAGGTATCTTCTTCTTCaagattttgtatttttgcattaGTCCAAGATCTCATATAGGCGATGGGCCACACCCAACACAGCAGTCTTGTGTATTTGTCTTATTGCTTTCATATTGCTGTTTTgataaaatgtttactttaatgAATGAAAATCTCTCGAATTAAATAGGGCTGGGGGTTGTGGGTGACATAATTATTTTGAAgaagtaaaatgtattaacattaattcaaACCAACCCCACATACTGTCAAAAGAGCAGGCTGTGACAACTGCTCTACTCTACAGCGATAATTAAGAGTTTGATGGCGGTTTACTTCAAATACGTGTTTTATGTTTCcacctgaataaaaaaaaaatagcaacaaagattttttttttttttgtgatgtcagTGTTCATGCTAAATAGAGATGCACAGAATATTAATACATGCCGTCAACGCCATCTATTGTCTCCTACAAAAACAAACGTGCAACCATCTTAGCCCCCAAATACCCACCAGTGATTATTTATAATGTGATTTACTACATCATCTATTTACAGAGAATAAAAGTCTGTACGTTAAGAAACACTGGATGTAAGTAAATACAATAACAGCAAATGGATATTTTCAGTTCCCGTTTTATATTGAAACCGAAAGTATTAATAAAAGAATTTAAGATTTAAATCTGACCCACCATACGCGAACAAAAAAAGCCCAAAAGGGAAGGGATTGTTCCTCATATTGATGCCACGTCTGGCCGCATCCAACGCGAATTAAAGCAGTGATTCAGCGCAGTTATCATGGGCATCTCAAGCGGACCAATCACGTGACCACTGCGAAAGAGGAGGTGGTCCGTCCGCATCCCAAAGGCAACCTAGACCAAAACAACAAACATCTTCACTCAGACAGACAGGTATACATGCCTAATGACTGTGGACCTTTTGCGTTCAAACATGCAACCTCcggtttatatgtaaatattaagttatttatttagaaatcagTTCAAAGCCCACCTACCGCTGGTCTTGCCTACATTGTTTATATTAGCATGTATCGATAAGCATGTAACCTTTTATATAGGGTGATATCAGCTAAATTGGGCCACTTTTTGGTAAATCGTTTGGGACAATAATACAATACCATATATGCCTATTCCAtgtgtatttatgattaataatgactgtttttgataattttgtgttgaaattatgtaataaaatataattatttaggccCTACAGTTCTTTAAACATCAGTTGTGCCAACTTTTTTGCAtgagcagtttaaggtaaaatgggccagctgttcaggtaaaatgggccggtcaaactgcaaagggaaatagtaatttatcatcaattttaatttcaaaacaactgcttatacagccacataa
The sequence above is drawn from the Carassius auratus strain Wakin unplaced genomic scaffold, ASM336829v1 scaf_tig00024448, whole genome shotgun sequence genome and encodes:
- the LOC113078162 gene encoding uncharacterized protein LOC113078162 → MRNNPFPFGLFLFAYGVFGADGVKSVSVSVMVGDSVTLHTGDTKTQRVLELVWKIQGENKFMAEIDKEINKLSVPGNEEEPFRGRLKLDNLTDSLTITNLKTADSRVYELQIKTTKETKSKIFNVDVSGRFEFNRGNASLLIRTSGSSHQSSDHHVITVSEDEVQMVPKSTDDAISHTLHSSLKHIDSSNGNYVRLLFIDYSSAFNTVVPIKLASKLMDLGLNSSLCDWILDFLTGRP